One stretch of Paenibacillus sp. AN1007 DNA includes these proteins:
- a CDS encoding VanZ family protein — MRQNKPQSDGKLDHKYKHENKSNPLRIIGIILCLIYLYLLTKLILFKGGPVDTELIWDRLTALLRQPDLIHTRTVNLTPFQEIKRDWHSLSLHRPGTAIHLAGNIAAFVPLGMFIAGLTRHSFFTGIHVLVLSFLLSLGYEVTQLLTGIGIFDVDDLMLNTLGGIMGYVVYMLMLILNLLFKGGRARLAANN; from the coding sequence ATGAGACAGAACAAGCCGCAATCGGATGGGAAACTTGATCATAAGTATAAGCATGAGAATAAATCAAATCCGCTCCGAATCATTGGGATTATTCTATGCCTGATATACCTCTACTTGCTGACCAAACTGATTTTATTCAAAGGAGGTCCGGTGGATACGGAGCTGATATGGGACAGACTGACTGCGCTCCTGCGCCAGCCGGACCTGATTCATACACGTACCGTTAATCTGACTCCGTTTCAGGAGATCAAACGTGACTGGCACAGTCTGTCGCTGCACCGCCCAGGAACGGCCATTCATCTGGCCGGTAATATTGCAGCGTTTGTGCCGCTCGGCATGTTTATAGCGGGTCTGACACGGCACTCCTTTTTCACCGGAATTCATGTACTTGTCTTGTCATTCCTGCTTAGTTTGGGTTATGAAGTTACACAGCTGCTGACGGGAATAGGTATCTTTGATGTAGATGATCTGATGCTGAACACGCTTGGCGGAATAATGGGGTATGTGGTGTACATGCTGATGCTCATCCTCAATCTGCTGTTTAAGGGAGGAAGGGCGCGACTGGCAGCGAATAACTAA
- a CDS encoding M15 family metallopeptidase, producing the protein MKKWGFLICIIVVGYILTQSPAALGGNKEMSIIVLDADKKYEGYRTAANIEMKKHIHKGNLVLVNSEHPIKPEGVRSDIVYVAKERDLLSGYGVLDTKIMLSREVAERFQKMVEAAAQEEVRYFLMSSGYRDFEKQDELYRQKGSDYALPAGYSEHNLGLSLDIGSSLAPMSEAPEGAWLEKNAWKYGFILRYPKDKVNVTGIQYEPWHFRYVGMPHSAIMYENQMVLEEYLEMLKEKRDVTVDLDGETFRIHYYRVSEDNKVYVPEHESYDISGDNMEGVIVTVKEPS; encoded by the coding sequence ATGAAAAAGTGGGGCTTTTTGATATGCATCATTGTGGTTGGGTATATCCTAACGCAATCGCCGGCAGCCTTGGGAGGAAATAAGGAGATGTCGATTATTGTTTTGGACGCAGACAAGAAATATGAAGGATACCGGACAGCTGCGAACATAGAGATGAAAAAGCACATACATAAAGGTAATCTCGTCTTGGTTAATTCAGAGCATCCGATTAAGCCGGAGGGTGTTCGTTCCGATATTGTATATGTGGCAAAGGAGCGGGACCTGCTCAGCGGGTACGGCGTGCTGGATACAAAAATAATGTTATCTCGTGAAGTGGCCGAGAGATTCCAGAAGATGGTTGAGGCGGCCGCCCAGGAGGAAGTGCGATATTTTCTGATGAGCAGCGGGTATAGAGATTTCGAGAAGCAGGACGAGCTGTATCGGCAAAAGGGTTCAGATTACGCACTGCCTGCGGGTTACAGTGAGCACAATCTGGGGTTATCCTTGGATATAGGTTCAAGTCTGGCCCCAATGAGTGAGGCTCCTGAGGGAGCGTGGCTGGAGAAAAACGCATGGAAATACGGTTTTATTTTGCGATATCCCAAAGATAAAGTGAACGTGACAGGCATCCAGTATGAACCCTGGCATTTTAGATATGTCGGCATGCCGCATAGTGCGATTATGTACGAGAATCAGATGGTTTTGGAAGAGTATCTGGAGATGTTAAAAGAAAAGAGAGACGTGACCGTTGATCTTGACGGCGAGACGTTCCGCATCCATTATTACCGGGTATCAGAGGATAACAAGGTATATGTGCCAGAGCATGAGTCTTATGATATATCCGGGGACAACATGGAGGGAGTCATTGTTACCGTTAAGGAACCATCTTGA